Proteins from a genomic interval of Arachis hypogaea cultivar Tifrunner chromosome 10, arahy.Tifrunner.gnm2.J5K5, whole genome shotgun sequence:
- the LOC112714693 gene encoding G-type lectin S-receptor-like serine/threonine-protein kinase At1g11330 isoform X1 — MMVMGLSSHFINTQVLLTLCFSFFLHDAGSSLDTITSSYILKAPETLSSNDGMFHLGFFTPTNSTFSYLGIWYITKPPLVWVANRDQPIKDSSSSSSSSGVLKISKDGNLVLLNSQDDILWSTNVSNISSNTTAKLLNTGNLVLQENATGRILWQCFQHPTNAFLQGMELSTGNISGGQRTKLTSWKSHEDASIGEFSMSLERLNIPEVLVWRGSQPHWRSGPWNGQIFLGIPDMATNYLFGFYLSQDNGNTNYYLAYNYGNHTFPVYYLLSVDGNVYELSWDHEKRDWFISWLAINSDCDVYGKCGEFGICDHRSSPICRCLRGYKPRNDEEWSKQNWSSGCVRNEPFQCESESVKNNKPDGFVKMQNAKVPASILWSYAAEDDCKAECLGNCSCTAYAYDAGTGCMSWIGSLIDLQIFSTGGTDLYIRVPYAELGEDKKNVTVVIAESVIVGTTIILTCAYIFWKRIQIRERAKYKLRREDNDLVKLRELSQFEFERLVAATNNFNLSNKLGEGGYGPVYKGTLEDGQEIAVKRLSRSSGQGYEEFMNEVMVISKLQHRNLVRLFGCCIEGEEKILIYEYMPNKSLDAYMFDQSNQILNWEKRFSIIDGIARGLLYLHRDSRLRIIHRDLKLSNILLDEELNPKIADFGLAKIFSRTEDAVNTRRVVGTYGYMSPEYAMEGLFSEKSDVFSFGVLLLEIVSRRKNTSFCEDSKSLSLLGFAWNLWNADNTASLIDPEISSSCNKEDIKRCIHIGLLCVQELARDRPTMTAVVSMLNSETVNLPSPKQPAFVQRQTLLDIESSMTSDGLCSINNVSLTNVQGR; from the exons ATGATGGTTATGGGACTAAGTAGTCACTTTATAAACACACAAGTTTTGCTAACACTTTGCTTTAGTTTCTTCCTACATGATGCTGGAAGTTCCTTAGACACCATCACTTCCTCTTACATCCTTAAAGCCCCCGAAACTTTAAGCTCTAATGATGGTATGTTCCATCTAGGATTCTTCACCCCTACCAACTCCACCTTTTCCTACCTCGGAATCTGGTACATAACCAAACCTCCTTTGGTGTGGGTTGCCAACAGAGACCAACCAATAaaggattcttcttcttcttcttcttcctctggtGTGCTCAAGATATCTAAAGATGGAAACCTTGTTCTGCTGAATTCACAAGATGACATCCTTTGGTCTACAAATGTGTCTAATATTTCATCTAACACAACGGCTAAGCTTCTGAACACCGGAAACCTTGTGCTGCAAGAAAACGCAACAGGAAGGATCCTATGGCAGTGTTTCCAACACCCCACAAACGCTTTCTTGCAGGGAATGGAACTCAGCACCGGTAACATCAGCGGCGGCCAGAGAACAAAACTCACCTCGTGGAAAAGTCATGAGGATGCATCCATTGGGGAATTCTCAATGAGTCTTGAACGCCTGAATATCCCGGAAGTGTTGGTGTGGAGAGGGAGCCAACCTCACTGGCGTAGTGGTCCATGGAATGGTCAAATATTTCTGGGGATACCTGACATGGCAACCAactatctttttgggttttactTAAGTCAAGATAACGGCAATACTAATTACTATCTTGCTTACAACTACGGAAATCATACTTTTCCTGTATACTACTTATTAAGTGTTGATGGAAATGTATACGAATTATCTTGGGATCATGAAAAGAGAGATTGGTTCATCTCCTGGTTAGCTATAAATTCAGATTGTGATGTGTATGGCAAGTGTGGAGAGTTTGGAATTTGTGATCACAGGAGCTCTCCGATTTGCAGGTGTTTGAGAGGGTATAAGCCAAGGAATGATGAGGAATGGAGCAAACAGAACTGGAGCAGCGGTTGTGTTAGGAACGAACCTTTTCAGTGTGAGAGTGAGAGtgtaaaaaataacaaaccagATGGATTTGTGAAGATGCAGAATGCCAAGGTTCCAGCCTCTATCTTGTGGTCATATGCTGCTGAGGACGATTGCAAAGCTGAGTGCTTAGGCAACTGCTCCTGCAcagcatatgcatatgatgctggCACTGGCTGCATGTCATGGATTGGAAGCTTAATTGATCTTCAGATATTCTCAACTGGAGGAACTGATCTTTACATTCGAGTTCCCTATGCAGAGCTAG GTGAAGACAAGAAAAATGTCACAGTGGTCATTGCAGAGTCAGTGATAGTAGGAACCACTATCATTCTCACCTGTGCTTATATCTTCTGGAAAAGGATTCAAATCAGAG AGAGAGCAAAATACAAATTAAGGAGAGAAGACAATGACCTAGTAAAACTCCGAGAGCTTTCCCAATTTGAGTTTGAAAGACTTGTTGCTGCAACAAATAACTTCAATCTATCTAATAAGCTAGGAGAAGGAGGTTATGGACCAGTATATAAG GGAACATTGGAAGATGGACAGGAAATAGCAGTGAAAAGGCTTTCAAGATCATCCGGGCAAGGATATGAAGAATTTATGAATGAGGTTATGGTAATATCAAAGCTTCAACATCGTAATCTTGTTAGACTTTTTGGATGTTGTatagaaggagaagagaagattTTGATCTATGAGTACATGCCAAACAAAAGTCTAGATGCATATATGTTTG ATCAATCAAACCAGATACTGAATTGGGAAAAACGTTTTAGTATAATCGATGGAATAGCTCGGGGTTTACTTTATCTTCACAGAGATTCTAGACTGAGAATTATACATAGAGATTTGAAGTTGAGTAACATACTGCTTGATGAAGAGTTAAATCCAAAAATTGCGGATTTTGGCCTGGCAAAAATTTTTAGTCGAACCGAAGATGCAGTCAATACTAGAAGAGTTGTTGGAACATA CGGCTATATGTCACCAGAATATGCTATGGAAGGACTATTTTCAGAGAAATCTGATGTATTTAGCTTCGGTGTTTTGCTGTTGGAgattgtgagtagaagaaaaaatACCAGCTTTTGTGAAGATTCTAAATCTTTGAGCCTCTTGGGATTT GCATGGAATTTATGGAATGCTGATAACACTGCATCTCTAATAGATCCAGAAATATCAAGTTCATGCAACAAAGAAGATATAAAGAGGTGCATACATATTGGTCTTTTGTGTGTGCAAGAACTTGCAAGAGATAGGCCTACAATGACTGCAGTGGTTTCAATGCTTAATAGTGAGACTGTTAATCTTCCTTCTCCCAAGCAGCCAGCATTCGTTCAGAGGCAGACTCTGCTGGATATAGAGTCTTCTATGACAAGTGATGGATTATGCTCCATTAATAATGTGAGCCTAACAAATGTCCAAGGAAGATAA
- the LOC112714693 gene encoding G-type lectin S-receptor-like serine/threonine-protein kinase At1g11330 isoform X2 has translation MMVMGLSSHFINTQVLLTLCFSFFLHDAGSSLDTITSSYILKAPETLSSNDGMFHLGFFTPTNSTFSYLGIWYITKPPLVWVANRDQPIKDSSSSSSSSGVLKISKDGNLVLLNSQDDILWSTNVSNISSNTTAKLLNTGNLVLQENATGRILWQCFQHPTNAFLQGMELSTGNISGGQRTKLTSWKSHEDASIGEFSMSLERLNIPEVLVWRGSQPHWRSGPWNGQIFLGIPDMATNYLFGFYLSQDNGNTNYYLAYNYGNHTFPVYYLLSVDGNVYELSWDHEKRDWFISWLAINSDCDVYGKCGEFGICDHRSSPICRCLRGYKPRNDEEWSKQNWSSGCVRNEPFQCESESVKNNKPDGFVKMQNAKVPASILWSYAAEDDCKAECLGNCSCTAYAYDAGTGCMSWIGSLIDLQIFSTGGTDLYIRVPYAELGEDKKNVTVVIAESVIVGTTIILTCAYIFWKRIQIRERAKYKLRREDNDLVKLRELSQFEFERLVAATNNFNLSNKLGEGGYGPVYKGTLEDGQEIAVKRLSRSSGQGYEEFMNEVMVISKLQHRNLVRLFGCCIEGEEKILIYEYMPNKSLDAYMFDQSNQILNWEKRFSIIDGIARGLLYLHRDSRLRIIHRDLKLSNILLDEELNPKIADFGLAKIFSRTEDAVNTRRVVGT, from the exons ATGATGGTTATGGGACTAAGTAGTCACTTTATAAACACACAAGTTTTGCTAACACTTTGCTTTAGTTTCTTCCTACATGATGCTGGAAGTTCCTTAGACACCATCACTTCCTCTTACATCCTTAAAGCCCCCGAAACTTTAAGCTCTAATGATGGTATGTTCCATCTAGGATTCTTCACCCCTACCAACTCCACCTTTTCCTACCTCGGAATCTGGTACATAACCAAACCTCCTTTGGTGTGGGTTGCCAACAGAGACCAACCAATAaaggattcttcttcttcttcttcttcctctggtGTGCTCAAGATATCTAAAGATGGAAACCTTGTTCTGCTGAATTCACAAGATGACATCCTTTGGTCTACAAATGTGTCTAATATTTCATCTAACACAACGGCTAAGCTTCTGAACACCGGAAACCTTGTGCTGCAAGAAAACGCAACAGGAAGGATCCTATGGCAGTGTTTCCAACACCCCACAAACGCTTTCTTGCAGGGAATGGAACTCAGCACCGGTAACATCAGCGGCGGCCAGAGAACAAAACTCACCTCGTGGAAAAGTCATGAGGATGCATCCATTGGGGAATTCTCAATGAGTCTTGAACGCCTGAATATCCCGGAAGTGTTGGTGTGGAGAGGGAGCCAACCTCACTGGCGTAGTGGTCCATGGAATGGTCAAATATTTCTGGGGATACCTGACATGGCAACCAactatctttttgggttttactTAAGTCAAGATAACGGCAATACTAATTACTATCTTGCTTACAACTACGGAAATCATACTTTTCCTGTATACTACTTATTAAGTGTTGATGGAAATGTATACGAATTATCTTGGGATCATGAAAAGAGAGATTGGTTCATCTCCTGGTTAGCTATAAATTCAGATTGTGATGTGTATGGCAAGTGTGGAGAGTTTGGAATTTGTGATCACAGGAGCTCTCCGATTTGCAGGTGTTTGAGAGGGTATAAGCCAAGGAATGATGAGGAATGGAGCAAACAGAACTGGAGCAGCGGTTGTGTTAGGAACGAACCTTTTCAGTGTGAGAGTGAGAGtgtaaaaaataacaaaccagATGGATTTGTGAAGATGCAGAATGCCAAGGTTCCAGCCTCTATCTTGTGGTCATATGCTGCTGAGGACGATTGCAAAGCTGAGTGCTTAGGCAACTGCTCCTGCAcagcatatgcatatgatgctggCACTGGCTGCATGTCATGGATTGGAAGCTTAATTGATCTTCAGATATTCTCAACTGGAGGAACTGATCTTTACATTCGAGTTCCCTATGCAGAGCTAG GTGAAGACAAGAAAAATGTCACAGTGGTCATTGCAGAGTCAGTGATAGTAGGAACCACTATCATTCTCACCTGTGCTTATATCTTCTGGAAAAGGATTCAAATCAGAG AGAGAGCAAAATACAAATTAAGGAGAGAAGACAATGACCTAGTAAAACTCCGAGAGCTTTCCCAATTTGAGTTTGAAAGACTTGTTGCTGCAACAAATAACTTCAATCTATCTAATAAGCTAGGAGAAGGAGGTTATGGACCAGTATATAAG GGAACATTGGAAGATGGACAGGAAATAGCAGTGAAAAGGCTTTCAAGATCATCCGGGCAAGGATATGAAGAATTTATGAATGAGGTTATGGTAATATCAAAGCTTCAACATCGTAATCTTGTTAGACTTTTTGGATGTTGTatagaaggagaagagaagattTTGATCTATGAGTACATGCCAAACAAAAGTCTAGATGCATATATGTTTG ATCAATCAAACCAGATACTGAATTGGGAAAAACGTTTTAGTATAATCGATGGAATAGCTCGGGGTTTACTTTATCTTCACAGAGATTCTAGACTGAGAATTATACATAGAGATTTGAAGTTGAGTAACATACTGCTTGATGAAGAGTTAAATCCAAAAATTGCGGATTTTGGCCTGGCAAAAATTTTTAGTCGAACCGAAGATGCAGTCAATACTAGAAGAGTTGTTGGAACATA A
- the LOC112714700 gene encoding G-type lectin S-receptor-like serine/threonine-protein kinase At1g11330, whose protein sequence is MMLLHFIKVDMHIPVLLLLTLSFCHVANSLLDTITSSNYILKDPETLSSNNTLFHLGFFTPSNSSTLSYLGIWYMSKSSVVWVANRNQPIKDSSSGHLKISEDGNLVVMNQQKQILWSTNITNITSNTTAQLQNTGNLVLQEITTGRILWQSFQHPADTFLQKMELSTNEITGQRVKLTSWRTPNDPSIGDFTMSLEPLNIPQVFIWKGTQPHWRSGPWNGQVFIGIPTMNTNYLDGFSLDGEGQTNGTYYLSYNYANVSMMYVLSSDGNFHETYWDYAKRDWIVDWSAVSSVCDVYGECGPFGSCDPKNSPICSCLRGFEPKNAQEWNKQNWSSGCVRKKPLQCDERVRNNRSSDGFVKLQNVKVPDFSQWLSSIAYDCRTECLANCSCIAYAYDSGIGCMLWCGNLIDIQQFSMGGIDLYIRVPSSELEKKNHTLIIVLSVIIAMALVVACAYILRKRAIRGVKALQRIQRRSYVNDTSQVELPENSLFELEKLATATNNFHSNNKLGQGGFGSVYKGRLENGQEIAIKRLSKTSGQGVEEFMNEVMVISKLQHRNLVRLLGCCIERDEKILIYEYLPNRSLDAHIFDPPKQKVLNWEKRFNILEGIARGLLYLHRDSRLKIIHRDLKLSNILLDDELNPKISDFGMAKIFENTENEANTRRIVGTFGYISPEYALQGLFSEKSDVFSFGVLLLEIISGRKNSSFYENVESLSLLGFAWKLWRNDNIASLIDPEISNPSNKEDITRCIHIGLLCVQELASYRPTMTAVISMLNSETVNLSPPKQPAFIQIQTMIDVESSLRNDGACSINYMSLTNIQGR, encoded by the exons ATGATGTTACTTCACTTCATCAAAGTTGACATGCACATACCAGTTTTGCTGCTACTAACACTTAGCTTCTGCCATGTTGCGAATTCCTTATTAGACACCATAACCTCCTCAAATTACATCCTTAAGGACCCTGAAACCTTAAGCTCCAACAACACTTTGTTCCACCTAGGATTCTTCACCCCTTCTAACTCATCAACCTTGTCCTACCTCGGAATTTGGTACATGTCCAAATCCTCTGTGGTCTGGGTTGCCAACAGAAACCAACCTATAAAGGATTCTTCTTCAGGGCATCTCAAAATATCTGAGGATGGAAACCTTGTTGTCATGAACCAACAGAAGCAGATTCTTTGGTCAACAAACATCACAAATATTACATCCAACACAACGGCACAGCTTCAGAACACCGGAAACCTTGTGTTGCAAGAAATCACCACAGGAAGGATCCTTTGGCAGAGTTTCCAGCACCCTGCAGATACTTTCTTGCAGAAAATGGAGCTTAGCACCAATGAGATTACCGGCCAGAGAGTGAAACTCACCTCATGGAGAACTCCTAATGATCCATCCATAGGAGACTTCACTATGAGTCTTGAACCCCTTAACATCCCTCAAGTGTTCATATGGAAAGGAACTCAACCTCATTGGCGAAGCGGTCCATGGAACGGTCAAGTTTTTATTGGGATACCTACTATGAACACGAACTATCTTGACGGGTTCTCCTTAGATGGTGAAGGTCAAACCAACGGCACTTACTACCTCTCATACAACTATGCGAATGTGTCAATGATGTATGTGTTGAGTTCTGATGGAAACTTTCACGAAACCTATTGGGATTATGCAAAGAGAGATTGGATTGTGGACTGGTCTGCTGTAAGCTCTGTGTGTGATGTTTATGGAGAGTGTGGTCCCTTTGGAAGCTGTGATCCTAAAAATTCACCTATCTGCAGCTGTTTGAGAGGGTTTGAGCCAAAGAATGCTCAAGAGTGGAATAAACAAAACTGGAGCAGCGGTTGTGTGAGGAAGAAGCCTCTGCAGTGTGATGAGAGAGTTAGAAATAATAGGAGTAGTGATGGGTTTGTGAAGCTGCAAAATGTCAAGGTTCCAGATTTTTCACAGTGGTTGTCTTCCATTGCTTATGATTGCAGAACTGAGTGCTTGGCAAATTGCTCTTGCATTGCATATGCTTATGATTCTGGCATTGGCTGCATGTTATGGTGTGGAAACTTGATTGACATACAGCAGTTCTCAATGGGAGGAATTGATCTTTACATTCGAGTTCCCTCTTCGGAACTTG agaagaaaaatcacacactGATCATAGTTCTTTCGGTCATAATAGCAATGGCTCTTGTTGTGGCTTGTGCATATATCTTGAGGAAAAGGGCAATCAGAGGAG TGAAAGCACTTCAAAGAATTCAGAGAAGAAGTTATGTTAATGATACAAGTCAAGTTGAACTTCCGGAGAATTCACTATTTGAGCTTGAAAAGCTTGCTACTGCAACAAACAACTTCCACTCCAATAATAAGCTAGGACAAGGTGGTTTTGGATCTGTATATAAG GGTAGATTGGAAAATGGACAGGAGATAGCAATTAAAAGACTTTCAAAAACATCTGGACAAGGTGTAGAAGAATTTATGAATGAAGTTATGGTAATATCAAAACTTCAACATCGAAATCTTGTCAGACTTCTTGGATGTTGCATCGAAAGAGATGAAAAGATTTTGATCTATGAATACCTACCAAACAGAAGTTTGGATGCACATATATTTG ATCCGCCTAAACAAAAGGTATTAAATTGGGAAAAACGTTTTAACATACTCGAAGGAATCGCTCGAGGTTTACTTTATCTTCACAGAGATTCTAGATTAAAGATTATACACAGAGACTTGAAATTAAGTAATATATTGTTAGATGACGAGTTAAATCCGAAAATATCAGATTTTGGTATGGCAAAAATTTTTGAGAATACTGAAAATGAGGCCAATACCAGAAGAATTGTTGGAACGTT TGGTTATATATCACCAGAATATGCTCTACAAGGACTATTTTCAGAAAAATCAGACGTATTTAGTTTCGGAGTTTTACTTTTGGAGATTATTAGTGGCAGAAAAAATAGCAGCTTTTATGAGAATGTTGAATCTTTGAGCCTTTTGGGGttt GCATGGAAATTGTGGAGAAATGACAACATAGCATCACTAATAGATCCAGAAATATCAAATCCAAGCAATAAAGAAGACATAACGAGGTGCATACATATTGGTCTTTTGTGTGTACAAGAACTTGCAAGCTATAGGCCTACTATGACTGCAGTAATTTCGATGCTTAATAGTGAGACTGTTAATCTTTCTCCTCCCAAACAGCCAGCATTCATTCAAATACAGACTATGATAGATGTAGAGTCTTCTCTTAGAAATGATGGAGCATGTTCCATCAATTACATGAGTCTAACAAACATCCAAGGAAGATAA
- the LOC140175537 gene encoding uncharacterized protein — MLMMEKTRKTSKQGYDTTSITFTNSDLTSSNPNLDDPVVISVQAGDLLRMKLCNKAMTPSSGELVGFLGERVSILGSIWIKTTLGEHPYSRTLDIQYLVVNYTSPYNIILDKPSLNSFGAIVSTVHLCVKFQTEDETVATIHADHKEARQGYNASLKQRPNQQAHSEQVQAIHATDEQPLLSELDLRADLHERPLPTGNLRKILMHPADQDKTIFITEFGNFCYKVMPFGLKNAGATYQRLMDKVFHKQIGQNKEVYVNDMVAKTPKGNSHQLDLAEIFAQIRKYNMRLNPEKCAFGVQG, encoded by the exons ATGCTAATGAtggaaaaaacaagaaaaacaagcaaGCAAGGCTATGACACAACATCTATAACCTTCACAAATTCAGACCTTACTTCATCAAATCCCAACCTAGATGACCCAGTCGTCATCTCGGTCCAAGCTGGTGACCTACTG AGAATGAAGCTATGCAACAAAGCAATGACACCATCCTCTGGTGAACTGGTGGGATTCTTGGGGGAACGTGTGTCAATCCTCGGATCCATATGGATAAAAACGACGTTAGGAGAGCATCCTTATTCCAGAACACTTGACATTCAATATCTAGTTGTTAACTACACCAGCCCATATAATATCATCCTCGACAAGCCATCTCTAAACTCTTTCGGAGCAATAGTATCCACTGTACACCTATGTGTCAAGTTTCAAACCGAGGATGAGACAGTTGCCACAATACATGCCGATCACAAAGAAGCTAGGCAAGGCTATAACGCTAGCCTCAAACAGCGGCCTAACCAGCAGGCACACTCTGAACAAGTTCAAGCCATCCACGCTACCGACGAGCAACCATTGCTATCAGAATTGGACCTTAGGGCCGACCTCCATGAGAGACCATTGCCAACAGGCAACCTGAGAAAG ATCCTAATGCACCCGGCTGACCAGGACAAAACTATATTTATCACCGAGTTCGGAAActtttgttacaaagtaatgccaTTTGGCCTTAAGAACGCAGGTGCAACGTATCAACGGCTTATGGACAAAGTCTTCCACAAACAAATAGGTCAGAACAAAGAGGTCTACGTCAATGACATGGTCGCCAAAACACCAAAAGGCAACTCACACCAATTAGACTTGGCCGAGATCTTTGCCCAGATAAGAAAATACAATATGAGACTAAATCCTGAAAAATGTGCCTTCGGAGTACAGGGATGA